A single window of Plasmodium reichenowi strain SY57 chromosome 14, whole genome shotgun sequence DNA harbors:
- a CDS encoding metabolite/drug transporter, putative, with protein sequence MEKVDTANNDGEKCKNNMFIIKRIFCDLKNLFPKSKVQYTYVNVLLLSLFFTFIHKYLDQTLPSLYKSIENDFNVDVKSLYYMNTLYKLAYSASNFFFALFFDYTFKRIVCTKYYDKEKEEDRSTNNTTNYEVSVKNDSDYKETTKLIDDMSIQTNYKEEDISCVNISKEEKEEEIIFHSVDDSDDLFKKSEDVTISEYGYILNILIISSIIYIIVILGIMISNSIFNFFFFMFVMGINNSCIYILIQKIYTNNVFSENRSTIFGFLHFFSSVSHMLSISINTNLSNKLYYGFTGWRICYFIISFFPVFVCIFIFKLIRNHKLKKNKTKENFMMNYVLSFDKLTDVFNEPKKKKKKLDKLEELEEQYPSLYYKKDKMDTKCSSKKKEQEDHIILEDNEYNKKKISPNVKVNTYEDNFNFSEEKSPKKKNEYRNLENKEMSEIMNGTTKMNDDKNMNSKNITNFKMDSNNITRRSYSRSYIKENQLKIQNNNNNNNESEENYVNNIYQTSNVLLKSSSIPYENYKKKLYENKNTFSIFKNNNNNNNNNNNNNNRYEKNDKNDNRGEMDELLGNEKQNTSKYEFSYLYEIKYVFKNYSFWLMITMGMLNGIPKHVLSLMIYFFQYCNISDFKSGFIISVSWLCASLISPFIGIISDYIYKLNKDINRQRIGMYTHCFRIFLMFTLFYFIPKEATSFIYFVIISLFMGILSGWINIGTHKPIIIDIVKQRHTAFIMALMNAFENIGSSIIGTFLLSHLLNKYDYIDKKKIHTVVNVNVNKHNVNVLSDVLLILTCFPWLLSFCLLYALKYTYKKDKLYNNLI encoded by the coding sequence atGGAAAAAGTAGATACAGCAAACAATGATGGTGAAAAATGCAAGAATAACatgtttataataaaaaggatattttgtgatttaaaaaatttatttccAAAAAGTAAAGTAcaatatacatatgtaaatgtattattattatctttattttttacctttatacataaatatttggATCAGACATTAccatcattatataaatcaatCGAAAACGATTTCAATGTTGATGTGAAaagtttatattatatgaacaCCCTATATAAGTTAGCATATTCAGCTTCgaactttttttttgctttattttttgattatacttttaaaagaatcgtttgtacaaaatattatgataaagaaaaagaagaagatcGAAGTACCAATAATACGACGAATTATGAAGTAAGTGTAAAAAATGATAGTGATTACAAAGAAACGACAAAATTAATAGATGATATGAGTATCCAAACAAATTACAAAGAGGAAGATATATCATGTGTTAATATAAgtaaagaagaaaaagaagaagaaataatatttcattcAGTAGATGATTCAGATGATTTATTTAAGAAATCCGAAGATGTTACAATAAGTGAATATggttatattttaaatattcttattatatcttctataatatatataatagtcATTTTAGGTATTATGATTTCAAATAGTATATTTaactttttcttttttatgtttGTGATGggtataaataattcatgtatatatatattaatacaaaaaatatatacaaataatgtATTTAGTGAAAATAGAAGCACCATTTTTGGTTTCCTTCATTTCTTTTCATCTGTATCTCATATGTTATCCATATcaataaatacaaatttgagcaataaattatattatggATTTACTGGTTGGCGtatttgttattttattatttccttttttccAGTTTTTGTTTGcatcttcatttttaaattaataagaaatcataaattaaaaaaaaataaaactaAAGAGAACTTTATGATGAATTATGTACTCTCGTTTGATAAACTTACAGATGTTTTTAATGAgccaaaaaaaaagaaaaagaaattagATAAATTAGAGGAGCTTGAGGAACAATATCCATCattgtattataaaaaagataaaatgGATACAAAATGTTctagtaaaaaaaaagaacaagaagatcatattattctagaagataatgaatataataaaaaaaaaataagtcCCAATGTAAAAGTAAATACATATGAAGATAATTTTAACTTCAGTGAAGAAAAAAgtccaaaaaaaaaaaatgaatatagaaatttagaaaataaGGAAATGAGTGAAATAATGAATGGTACAACAAAAATgaatgatgataaaaatatgaattcCAAGAATATTACTAATTTTAAAATggatagtaataatattaccAGAAGAAGTTATAGCAgatcatatataaaagaaaatcaattaaaaatacaaaataataataataataataatgaatcTGAAGAAAATTATGTGAATAACATATATCAAACATcaaatgttttattaaaatcTTCTTCAATACCTTATgagaattataaaaaaaaattatatgaaaataaaaatacgttttcaatatttaagaataataataataataataataataataataataataataataggtatgaaaaaaatgataaaaacGATAACAGAGGTGAAATGGATGAACTTTTAGGAAATGAAAAACAGAATACATcaaaatatgaattttCTTATTTGTATGAAATAAAgtatgtttttaaaaactaCAGTTTTTGGTTAATGATAACTATGGGTATGTTGAATGGAATACCTAAGCATGTTTTAAGTttaatgatttattttttccagTATTGTAATATATCTGATTTTAAAAGTGGTTTTATCATTTCAGTTAGCTGGTTGTGTGCAAGTTTAATATCACCATTCATTGGAATTATAAgtgattatatatacaaattaaataaagatataaatcGTCAACGTATAGGAATGTATACACATTGTTTTAGAATTTTTCTTATGTTTAcgttattttattttattccAAAAGAAGCTACctcttttatatattttgtaattatttcattatttatgGGAATATTAAGTGGATGGATAAATATTGGAACACACAAACCTATCATAATCGATATAGTGAAACAAAGACATACTGCTTTTATTATGGCATTAATGAATGCATTTGAAAATATAGGGTCTTCAATTATTGgaacatttttattatctcatttgttaaataaatatgattatattgataaaaaaaaaatacatactGTTGTAAATGTCAATGTTAACAAACACAATGTTAATGTTTTATCAGATGTCTTATTAATACTTACGTGTTTTCCGTGGTTATTATCTTTCTGTCTTTTATATGCTcttaaatatacatataagaaggataaattatataataatctaatataa
- a CDS encoding proliferation-associated protein 2g4, putative produces MEPTTETKTEEIDLEKYTHSGSIANTTLKKVIEKCVHGAKIVELCEYGEKFMKDELDKVYTKKEKGNKVEKGISFPVTINVNEICNNYAPSLDCVETIKNGDIVKISLGCHIDGHISIVGHTIYIGAENESIEGVKGEVLKNAHILSQLFLKSLKVGINASDITKNIQKACEELKCNVISNCVTYQIKKYILEGSKYIFLKDNVENKIDDFQIEADDIYIIDVMVTSGDGKIKESDHKTTIYKREVQKNYQLKTNLGRSFINELNKKFPVLPFHVKHLEDQRAALIGIPEALRHNLIKPYSVYTEKKKEVVAEFKYTVMVKEDGVKQFTGLKFAQLNNCKTDNSIQDEALKNILSLPLSGKKKKNKAKNNEEANQEN; encoded by the exons atggAACCAACAACTGAAACAAAAACAGAAGAAATTGatttagaaaaatatactCATTCCGGTTCAATTGCCAATACAACTTTAAAGAAAGTTATAGAAAAATGTGTACATg GAGCAAAAATTGTGGAATTGTGCGAATATGGTGAAAAGTTTATGAAGGATGAATTAGATAAGgtatatacaaaaaaagagaaaGGAAATAAAGTTGAAAAAGGAATAAGTTTCCCAGTAACAATTAATGTTAATGAAatttgtaataattatgCACCATCTTTAGATTGTGTAGAAACCATTAAGAATGGTGATATAGTAAAGATTAGTTTAGGATGTCATATCGATGGTCATATTAGTATTGTTGGTCATACGATTTATATTGGTGCTGAAAATGAATCAATAGAAGGTGTAAAAGGAGaagtattaaaaaatgcTCATATTTTATCTCAGTTATTTTTAAAGAGTTTAAAAGTTGGTATTAATGCAAGtgatataacaaaaaatattcagAAAGCTTGTGAAGAATTAAAATGTAATGTTATATCAAATTGTGTTACTTatcaaattaaaaaatatattttagaAGGAagcaaatatatatttttaaaagataatgttgaaaataaaattgatGATTTCCAAATTGAAGCAGAcgatatttatattattgatGTTATGGTTACTAGTGGTGATGgtaaaattaaagaaagTGATCATAAAACAaccatatataaaagagaagtacaaaaaaattatcaatTAAAAACGAATTTAGGTAGATCTTTTATAAATGAACTGAACAAAAAATTCCCCGTATTACCATTTCATGTAAAACACTTAGAAGATCAAAGAGCTGCTTTAATAGGTATTCCAGAAGCTTTAAGacataatttaataaaaccTTATTCTGTTTACAcagaaaagaaaaaagaagtTGTAGCTGAATTCAAATATACCGTTATGGTTAAAGAAGATGGAGTTAAACAATTTACTGGACTTAAATTCGCACAATTAAATAACTGCAAAACGGATAATTCCATTCAAGATGAAgcattaaaaaatatattaagtTTACCTTTATctggaaaaaaaaaaaaaaataaagcaaaaaataatgaagaagCTAATCAAGAAAATTAA